The Anaerolineales bacterium sequence GCCAGTTCCTCGGCGTCGTCCCCCAATCCGCACCCGACGACCAGCGCCTGTTTCCCCGCGCCATCGACATCGTTTCCATCCAGCCAGCGGACCAGATTCGGATTTGGAACCAGGTCGGCCCAGGAGATGGCCGCCGGATCACTCTGCGCCTGGACGTACACCGACTCGAACTCGTTCAAGGAGTTATCCACCAAGATCCTTCGATCTACAGTATCCAAACACCGACTTCGGGTTATGAATAGAACAACCTGGGAACCAGATTAGCTTCGCGAGTTTATTGGCGATTGTAGCCAAGCGGGGAGAAGATGCAAGCATGAAAACACGATCCACTTCGATGGAAAGATCCGACGTGGATCGCGAAGTCTTCGGTCCCTTCGTGCTGGGAATTACCAGATGCCCGGCAGCAAGCGGTAGCGCACCCGCTCGGTATAAGCTTTATAGCCATCGAGTTCGTTTTGCAAATCCCGATCCTCGAGCGCCGTACGCAACACGAACAATCCTGCATTCAATACCCCGATCAGGAAGGCCCACCAGGATGCCAGCAGCAGCGGCAGGCTCAATTCGTACAATATCGAGCCCACGTAGCCCGGATGGCGCACGAAGCGGTATGGCCCGCCGCTGGCGACGGCGTGCTCACGCTCGGTCTGAATGCGCACGATCTGCGAGAAGTAAGCGTTCGATCCCGTCGCCCAAACCACCAGCGCGTAGCCGGTCCCCGCGGCAACCAGGGCAGCGATTTGCAGCATCGCGGGGAACTCTCCCGACCAACCAAAGCGCCGATCGAGTCCGGCGACGACCAGTCGGGCCAGGGTCGTCATCCCGATCACCCCCATGATGGCCGTGTCCCAGGATTTACCGCCTTTACGAGGACCCAATCGCTCGGCCAGCAGATCCGGATTGGTGCGCATGATAACCACACCCGTTGCGATGGTCCATACGAAAGTAATCGCAACTACCGCCCAGGCCGGCCACCAGGCGAGCGTGCCGGCCGACCAGAATAAGGCCACGCCGAGGATGATCGTTCCCATCGTTTCTCGGATGGCAAAACGCAGCAACAGTTTATCCTTCATTGCTTCCATCTCCTGATTCGAGTACGACGCTATTTTTTACAGCGCTAGTTGGCGAAGATGATTTCCAGCAGATTGCCCGGGTCGTCGGACCCTTCGAGCGTTTTCAGATTGTAAATTTCGGTATGGCCGCATTTCCGGCACGAAACATAAGCATAGCTACAGAGCTGAATCTCGAACAAGCGAGATAGTCTCGTGCACGACATGGCCAAACGCTCGACGTGTCCACCACGGCTGCCGCATTTTTCGCAAATAAAAGCTTCGCTCAACTGAACTTCGGTGTTCGCCTTAGATCCGCCTTCCTCAATCGCTGCGGATAACGTTTGGCTACAAACGTTTTTTAGATTTAGGGGCAGTATACTATACCGGCAGGAAGCTGCCGGAAAGGAGGCTGTCACGTGGCTTGTACGATGAGGAACAAATTC is a genomic window containing:
- a CDS encoding isoprenylcysteine carboxylmethyltransferase family protein — protein: MKDKLLLRFAIRETMGTIILGVALFWSAGTLAWWPAWAVVAITFVWTIATGVVIMRTNPDLLAERLGPRKGGKSWDTAIMGVIGMTTLARLVVAGLDRRFGWSGEFPAMLQIAALVAAGTGYALVVWATGSNAYFSQIVRIQTEREHAVASGGPYRFVRHPGYVGSILYELSLPLLLASWWAFLIGVLNAGLFVLRTALEDRDLQNELDGYKAYTERVRYRLLPGIW